The DNA window ACGCAGGTACTTATTATTCTCATAGTGGAAGTCTCATAGAACTCTGGTGTTGTAGGAACCACAATAAGGGCATTTGTGGTAACGCCAGTGGAAGGGAGCTACTCCTTTCTTTTCGCAGTCATTACATAATATAACCTACAGTTTTCATAGGGTCAATCAAAGATATGCGTTTCATAACATTGTAAAGTTTATATCAGACATGATTCTAGTAAAATAGTTGACAAACCTGAGTTCGACTGGAAAGCTCATCAGACATTTTCTCTTCGGCCAATAAAGAATCTAACTTCTTAAAATAGTCCTGAAAGACATTCTCATGACTTTAGAGAGATGAACGATGATTACAACCAAGATAATTGGATCACTgataacaaaaatagaaaaccaaCTGGGATGTTCTGCTAATTCAAACAGGCAAATTGAATCGTGAACAGCTGCTAGGAGTTTCCTAATCCCGTATTACAGAATGAAGTGATAGAATCTCACAAAGTCTTAaaagtagaaagaaagaaaaaaagaaagaaacggGAAAAAGGATCGCTTATGCAATTCTCCAATGAATACGTGTCGTTTGGTAGCCAGTaacaaatacaaatacaaagagacaagagaaacaaaatttaaCTCCACTTTTAAAACAATGCTTTATTTCTGTCTTTTGATCCAGAAACATTCCTTAAGTTCTTTGGGTGTCCTTAAGTTTATTTGACGAGTTTGACAAAATtttagcaataaaaataaaattattaaaagataaaaaaataattttttaaaaataataattcatatttttttaaagattttttatttaaaaaatatttttaacataataaataaataaaaaatatttttatattattatatctaaatcttttaaaaaaaatcacttgaaaaaagatttttttttataaaaactcaTCTAAACAAGTTCTGTGACTCTTTTTCTCTATATTGATATATAAAAATGCtatttatatatcaaaatttCTTGTAAaataggttttttttttaaatattttaagtgttaaaaatgtcttttatttattttttaaagtaaagtattgttagttttagaaaaaataaataatttatttttttaataaaaataattttttaaaaagatgtatCTAAATAGGTTTAATATtgaataaaagtattttattaaaacaaagtattttttaactcaaaaaaaaaccaattcaaaccataatttatttaaacaatattttatattttatatatatcatatcttataaaattttaaaattcgtaTATTCGCGTGTCCTGTTGTGTCCATATTCGTGTCCATCTCCATGCATCGTAGCGTATAACTTATATAACTTATAAGGTTGTCCTCTCAAAGTTCAGTGATAAAATGTACTTGAAGCTACATGGACAATATTTCCTTATACATACATACAGGATAAGGAATAAAGTCAAATAATAACTAACCTGCATGTCTACAATTGACTTGCTACATATGGGGCAGGTATAGTTAAAGCCGGTATATTCCTGGAAGAATCATCATAAATACTAATAAGTATTTGCCTTTGTTTTCTGCATACTTGAGGAgcttttctatatattttttactttttaaggTAGTAGTACCTGAAAGCATGCTGAGTGCATCACATGACCACATGGAAGGGCTTTTACCGGAGCCAGGGATGTGAAGATATATTCATGACAAATTGGACAGTTGTCCTCTAAATGTTTTTCCCGGCATGTGTGTACCAAAAGACTACGCGACATACATGCATTGCAACTCATGCAATGAAAGTACGTGGTACCCAATCCCTTCCCAACTCGGCACAGGTTACAATAGGGACAGTGGTAAATTTCCCTGTACAAGATTTCAAGTATTAGCGGTTTTGCAATAATAGTTTTTCGTTTAAATGATAAAAGATTAATCGGACTAACAAAATTGGATAGCTTAGCATAAAGATAAACAGTTAGATAAAGGTGACAAAGCACAAGTTCCAGAGAAATTAAGTTACATTACTTTTCATCCTCAAATAATCTGCAGATCCAGCAGTAATATTTTGCCATGGTTAACTTGCAGGAAGAAGTTGAGCATGTGGCATTAATGGGCTGAATGTTTAAGCACTCCATGCACATCATTTTTGTAATAGATTtcctaaaatatataattaggcAATCGGTTTAAATATGAATTCAGAGAAAGGAGATTTCTTAAttcaaaacttaaaatattaactGACTGCATGTTTACCTGTCAATTATATGGTCCGATACCTCATTATGGCAATGTATGCAAGTATGAAGTTGGTTGCAACAGGGGCAAAAAATCTTACAGTTTCTCTTGTAATGTTTGCAACCATAAATTAGTTTGAGAGGATCCCTATAGGATGGATGCTTCCCAGGAAATTCCTGCTCATCATTTTTGACATCAACTTCTGTAAAGGATATCTTCTGTCTAATAATCCAACGGCTGAAATAATGTAGATATTAATGTCAAATTCCTCCATCATATTTCCATTGGTTCTTGAAGAGTAGAATAAAACTATATAAGTTCCACATAATTCATGTATACTTAAAAGTTAGGATGCTAACTTCAGTTGattttaaatatcaatattcTCTGATGCATGTTGCAATAATTCATGTATATTCCACGGCTATTCAGATGTAACACATAGATTTGATCCTCTTGGTGATGCATAGTTTACCACTTTGCAAATTTCAATGATAAAAAAACGAGATTCCATAACCTTGCTATTAAATTGTGTTCTGATAGTCTTATGTAACAAACGTACAAAATTAGCTAAAAACACTCTTGGCATTTTGATTATATGATTCTTTAAAAGCAAAATAAGTAGTTATGAACTAAAACTTTCCAAGAATCATGGCCATTGTATAGTTTATTGacactaaaactaacagaaaaataaacaaagcaaCGTTGTTAAATAGATGCTCCAGAACATGAGATGTGTTTGACCTACCTTATTAGCAGGTTCTGTATTATGTATGACTTTTCTTGAGGATCTAAGGAGGAATCGCGAGTTACCCTTCTTATTGCTTTCTCCAGATCATCTTGACTCAGTTTCAGAAGCCGGTCATAATGCCTGGAATTGTGACGAAATTGAAATGATTGATCTTCAATTTTGATTGGATTTGTGATTCCTTCCTTTTCTTGATTCCAACCATGTTTGTTGTTATCATGAAAACGATTTGTGGATTTtgaaatttcatttttattctgtGCTGCAGCTTGAACCTTAACTGTGCCATCAAATTTGTTGTTAGACAGCTGGACATTATCACCAATATGATCCTTCTGATGAAAATCAGTATTTGTGTTGGATGAGGGTTCTTCTTGTAATTCATCAAGAACTTCTTCAGAAAAGTATTTAGATATTATCTCCAGTGGCTCAACAGTCTCTTTAAGtgcatgctttgttccctcttcTGGCTTAGTTATACTGTACCCATCCCACCATTCACTTAGCCACTCGTTGAACATTGTATTTTTAGTAGCCATGGACCATAAGAACATTAAAACATGCTGTTCTTTCTGTGTTAACGATGCCATTAGCCAAGGTATCATATCTTGCAATATCTGTGCTCCTATTCTTCCAAGCATGCATCCTATGATCTTCCCTTGCTCCTTATTTGAGAAGAATTCTCTACTTAGAGGCCAAATTTCTGCTTCCTCCCGGTCAATATGGCCTGAAAGTGATTTATGCATTGATTTGCAGATTTGTTGCAGCTTCCTACATAAATGCTGATACCTTACCAAGGATGTAGAAACCGAAATATCTAATTCAGACATCTTATGAAGGATGTGGGATATTTTATTGAAGTGTTTAACTTCAACATTGTGATCGAAAGCGTAGGCATGGCTAATGTTTTTTAGCCTACCACTTGCCTCCAAAGCTGGGAAAACTATTTCATCCTCTGCATCACTATGGATTTGataaagaaaatatatgatGTGGAATCGCTTGTGGAAATCCATAAGCAACTCAGCATTGTCTTCTAACTGAGCTGAGCCAAGAACTAGGTAGTCCAAATCTTTCTTGATAGCCTtgtgaaagaaaaatattatgtcAATTGGTTTTGGATCTTCAAGAAAGGAAACAGAAGAACTATTTGCCGCATGGCATCCCAGCTTCTGATGCAACTTAACAACTGTGGCCGGAAAAAGTATATGCAGATTAATTCCTGTGGAGTATGGTGTGTCGTACTTGTTGGATCCCGAAGGTGAGGGATAGGACAGACACATCTTGCTAGAGACCTTATGAGGCAGGCAGTCAGAATTTAAAGAAAACCCAGGCGCTTTCTTGATTTGCTCAGGTAAGAAAGAGTATTTGCTTTTGAACATATGGTGCAAGTCCTGTCGGAATTTTTGAATAGCAGTTTTACCTGAATACCCAATGCGGAACCACTCTTGTAAGAGCGATGCAAAACCTTTACAGGCAACatcatttcctttctttttgaaATAGAGAATGGACCTGGATTCTTTTTCAGGCAGGTGAACTGAAAACCAAGTTATAGCACCCTTTACTAACCCAAGTGGCATCATATACAGGCTCAAGCTCAGAAGTCCCTCTTGCATCCCATTGCTGCAATTCTTTCTAATGACAGGAAATACCTGATAAAAATAAGGGTGTCAAAATTTCACACATTTTAAGCATCCCTTTATAGAGGAAGTACAATGTTTTCATAAGAAGTAGTAATCACTAATCAAAACTAGACTTTTCCTAGACACATCACTGTTGTATTCTGCCTTTCATTTCTTGTTCGTTCTTCTCTCCTAGTGAGAACCATATTTATGAATAACTTAATT is part of the Arachis duranensis cultivar V14167 chromosome 1, aradu.V14167.gnm2.J7QH, whole genome shotgun sequence genome and encodes:
- the LOC107493757 gene encoding zinc finger protein BRUTUS-like At1g18910, whose product is MPLHKNISKLFQELVYCIGILQTSIYQHMLKEEEQVFPLVIQKLPTEEQASLVWQFICSVPIILLEELLPWMVSFLSEEKQAEVTQCINEIAPMEKTLQEVLVSWIGSNKQSFTEVSFKDEVQGGAQSLDIARSFPLGSCNRNFKELSSQMEVNGPKDKDGTTQNLESLLIQLKFFADVLTFYSNAQKRLVLKKLAGDWLSKSTENFCDVSHIEDLQQLLFYRSESGMPLCEFVGNLCQKLESFVSRLRKQFAFQENEVFPVIRKNCSNGMQEGLLSLSLYMMPLGLVKGAITWFSVHLPEKESRSILYFKKKGNDVACKGFASLLQEWFRIGYSGKTAIQKFRQDLHHMFKSKYSFLPEQIKKAPGFSLNSDCLPHKVSSKMCLSYPSPSGSNKYDTPYSTGINLHILFPATVVKLHQKLGCHAANSSSVSFLEDPKPIDIIFFFHKAIKKDLDYLVLGSAQLEDNAELLMDFHKRFHIIYFLYQIHSDAEDEIVFPALEASGRLKNISHAYAFDHNVEVKHFNKISHILHKMSELDISVSTSLVRYQHLCRKLQQICKSMHKSLSGHIDREEAEIWPLSREFFSNKEQGKIIGCMLGRIGAQILQDMIPWLMASLTQKEQHVLMFLWSMATKNTMFNEWLSEWWDGYSITKPEEGTKHALKETVEPLEIISKYFSEEVLDELQEEPSSNTNTDFHQKDHIGDNVQLSNNKFDGTVKVQAAAQNKNEISKSTNRFHDNNKHGWNQEKEGITNPIKIEDQSFQFRHNSRHYDRLLKLSQDDLEKAIRRVTRDSSLDPQEKSYIIQNLLISRWIIRQKISFTEVDVKNDEQEFPGKHPSYRDPLKLIYGCKHYKRNCKIFCPCCNQLHTCIHCHNEVSDHIIDRKSITKMMCMECLNIQPINATCSTSSCKLTMAKYYCWICRLFEDEKEIYHCPYCNLCRVGKGLGTTYFHCMSCNACMSRSLLVHTCREKHLEDNCPICHEYIFTSLAPVKALPCGHVMHSACFQEYTGFNYTCPICSKSIVDMQDYFKKLDSLLAEEKMSDELSSRTQVILCNDCEKKGVAPFHWRYHKCPYCGSYNTRVL